The stretch of DNA TTATAGGAATTATATTTGCGATAGCTATATTAATTGTTTCTTTTAAGGTTTCAAGAACATTCATATACTTAATATCTCTTATACGGATGATTTTTTTAGATTCTGTATATTCTGATAATATGTAATTAAAATAAAAAATTCAGGAGTGAGATTATGGAAAATAGTCAAATGAAATATAATTTAATTATATTAATAATAGTATTTGGTAGTATTTTGCTATCGCAATTTATATTTAATTTAGAAGGTAGTTTTACATTATTATTTTTAATTTACTTTATAAATGTTATTTTAATATCTAAACATATAAAAGATAAAGAAATAAAACTTAATAAAAAAATGATTTTAATTTCAATTATTTTTTTATTAAGTAATCTAATAATTTTTTATAACTATGATTTTAAAGATATAAAAAATTATCTTATATGGTTTTTTATTATACTTATAGTTAGTGTTATATTAAATATTATTGATTATTTTAATAAGAATAAAAAATTAAATGTATAATAAATAAAACAAACAAGATTTAGATGACTTAAATTATTCCATTTATTGAATTTGTCTTAATAAGAATTAAGTAAAACTCAAAAAACAGTAAGAGCTTTAAAACATTTAAATAAATGTATTGTGAATATATGCAGTATTTAAGAGGATAAGAAATAATTATTAATGATAGTTATTTTTAGCTATTATTCATTTTTATATCCGATAAATAAGGAGGAATTAACTATTGTTAGATAACGAAGGTTTTGATTTATGGGCTGACGGATATGATAAAAGTGTTGAATTAAGTGAGGACAATGATGAATATCCATTTGCAGGATATAAGGTTGTTTTAAATAGTATTTATAATATAGTCCATAGTAAAGAAAAGGCAAAGATATTAGACATTGGATTTGGAACGGGAATATTAACAAAAAAACTGTATGATGATGGCTATGAAATATACGGTATTGATTTCTCTGAAAAAATGATAGAAATAGCAAAAGAAAAGATGCCTTCCTCTAAATTATACAAACATGATATTACTCAAGGATTACCAGAAGTATTCAAAAATATAAAATTCGATTATATAATCAGTACGTATGCAATGCATCATTTAAAAGATGATGAGAAAGTAAAGTTTATAAATGAGTTAAAGAAATATCTCTCTAATAATGGAAAAATTATTATTGGAGATGTAGCTTTTAAAACAAGAGAATTATTAGAACGATGTAGAACAAAATTTTTAGATTATTGGGATGACGAAGAAGTATATTTTGTTTTGGATGAAATAAAAGAATTATTTCCAAACAATAAAATCAGTTTTACAAAAATATCTTATTGCGCTGGTATTATACAGCTTGAAAAAGTGTTATAAATATTATTGTTGCTACAATTGAATTATTATTGCCATTTTAAATAATATTTAATAAATAAAGAAAGAAGGTATAAATTGAAATTTTATAATATAGTTAAAAAAATTATAATTATAGTTTTGTTTTTACTATATATAGGTTATCTTTTTTATAAAGCACCAATTTTTAATCATTTTAAAATATTAAACTTAATTGAATATTTTATTGTATTATTTGGTGGGGGATATCTTAACTTTATTTTTTTGAAAAGAGAAATATATCCTATATTTAAAAAAGACTAATAAGTTTTACATAATGTTCATTATGACAAACTAATAAAAAACTACATAACTATTGATATTCAAAGCATAGAGTTTAAAAGTCACTCTATGCTTTTTCAGTATCTTTCTTTTAATTTGTCATAAGCTTATTTATATCAATATTATGACAAATCACTTTTAAATTAATTTCTAGTGGTATATAGTTATACAACATAGAATATATGTTCTGTTTTTATGATAAAAAAATATTGCTAAGTTTTAACTTAACTAATTTTAAAGGAACATTTTCAGCTGCAGCTATTTGCTCCAATGTAAAAGTAGGATAGCGTTCAGCTAAACTATCATCCAATAGTAATTCTGCAGCAAACTTATCAGCATCTATTTCAGGCTTATTTTTAACTAATAATGGATTCTCTATAAAGAAGCTAAGGCTTATGTCTGGCTCTAGAACAGCATGTCCTAATTCATGAGAACAAATATATTGCTGTAGAGTTTCATCTATCTGATTATTAATATGTAAAATCTCATGATTGGATTCAGTCTTTTGATAATATCCTAAAATTTCAGGTCCTAAGTCTTCATATAATAATACAATACCTAGATACTCACATATTTCAAAAGGATTGCGAGTATCTGACATTTCAATAAGACCTTCTACAATTTCCTTAATTTCGTTGTTCATTATCATCACTCTTTTTATTTTGCTTATTCTTTTTAGATTCAATTTCCTTAACTGTTCTAATACCATTTAATATAGA from Senegalia massiliensis encodes:
- a CDS encoding class I SAM-dependent methyltransferase — its product is MLDNEGFDLWADGYDKSVELSEDNDEYPFAGYKVVLNSIYNIVHSKEKAKILDIGFGTGILTKKLYDDGYEIYGIDFSEKMIEIAKEKMPSSKLYKHDITQGLPEVFKNIKFDYIISTYAMHHLKDDEKVKFINELKKYLSNNGKIIIGDVAFKTRELLERCRTKFLDYWDDEEVYFVLDEIKELFPNNKISFTKISYCAGIIQLEKVL
- a CDS encoding ImmA/IrrE family metallo-endopeptidase, whose product is MNNEIKEIVEGLIEMSDTRNPFEICEYLGIVLLYEDLGPEILGYYQKTESNHEILHINNQIDETLQQYICSHELGHAVLEPDISLSFFIENPLLVKNKPEIDADKFAAELLLDDSLAERYPTFTLEQIAAAENVPLKLVKLKLSNIFLS